From a region of the Arachis ipaensis cultivar K30076 chromosome B09, Araip1.1, whole genome shotgun sequence genome:
- the LOC107619023 gene encoding protein unc-50 homolog isoform X1 encodes MLPTSSSKGRASSSSSSSRPNPMLLPYLRRIIKWRQMDIEYTFWQMLHLCTSPKVVYQHTKYHKQTKNQWARDDPAFVVICSLLVAIATLAYCAAYDHSSAHAIFVVFSVLLFHFFLTGLFLATFCWFLTNAYLREEAPNSYVVEQRVEWMYAFDVHCNSFFPMFVLLYVIHYFLSPLLVAHGFIPVLLSNLLFMVGASYYHYLNFLGYDVLPFLERTTFFLYPIGVVIVLSPILILSGFNPSRYFMNVYFSRQI; translated from the exons aTGTTGCCCACATCATCTTCGAAAGGACGCGCTTcgtcctcctcttcttcctctcgaCCTAATCCCATGCTCCTTCCCTACCTCCGCAGAATCATCAAg TGGCGACAAATGGATATCGAATATACGTTTTGGCAAATGCTTCATCTATGTACGTCACCAAAAGTTGT CTACCAGCATACAAAGTATCATAAAC AAACCAAGAACCAATGGGCACGTGACGACCCTGCTTTTGTTGTGATCTGCAGCCTTCTTGTGGCCATTGCAACTCTGGCTTATTGTGCAGC GTATGATCATAGTAGTGCACATGCTATTTTTGTTGTCTTCTCAGTATTGCTCTTCCACTTCTTTTTGACTGGGTTATTTCTAGCTACTTTTTGTTG GTTCCTAACTAATGCCTATCTTCGAGAAGAGGCTCCAAATAGTTATGTGGTGGAACAGCGTGTTGAATG gatgtATGCATTTGATGTGCATTGTAACTCTTTCTTCCCAATGTTTGTATTGCTATATG TGATCCATTATTTTCTGTCTCCTCTATTGGTGGCTCATGGCTTCATTCCAGTTTTGCTGTCAAATCTACTGTTCATGGTGGGCGCATCATACTATCATTATCTAAATTTTTTAGGTTACGATG TTCTGCCCTTTTTGGAGAGGACCACCTTTTTCCTTTACCCGATTGGTGTTGTAATTGTCCTATCTCCCATTT TGATTTTGAGTGGCTTCAATCCTTCTAGATACTTCATGAATGTGTACTTCAGCCGACAAATATGA
- the LOC107619023 gene encoding protein unc-50 homolog isoform X2 — protein sequence MLPTSSSKGRASSSSSSSRPNPMLLPYLRRIIKWRQMDIEYTFWQMLHLCTSPKVVYQHTKYHKQTKNQWARDDPAFVVICSLLVAIATLAYCAAYDHSSAHAIFVVFSVLLFHFFLTGLFLATFCWFLTNAYLREEAPNSYVVEQRVECDPLFSVSSIGGSWLHSSFAVKSTVHGGRIILSLSKFFRLRCSALFGEDHLFPLPDWCCNCPISHFDFEWLQSF from the exons aTGTTGCCCACATCATCTTCGAAAGGACGCGCTTcgtcctcctcttcttcctctcgaCCTAATCCCATGCTCCTTCCCTACCTCCGCAGAATCATCAAg TGGCGACAAATGGATATCGAATATACGTTTTGGCAAATGCTTCATCTATGTACGTCACCAAAAGTTGT CTACCAGCATACAAAGTATCATAAAC AAACCAAGAACCAATGGGCACGTGACGACCCTGCTTTTGTTGTGATCTGCAGCCTTCTTGTGGCCATTGCAACTCTGGCTTATTGTGCAGC GTATGATCATAGTAGTGCACATGCTATTTTTGTTGTCTTCTCAGTATTGCTCTTCCACTTCTTTTTGACTGGGTTATTTCTAGCTACTTTTTGTTG GTTCCTAACTAATGCCTATCTTCGAGAAGAGGCTCCAAATAGTTATGTGGTGGAACAGCGTGTTGAATG TGATCCATTATTTTCTGTCTCCTCTATTGGTGGCTCATGGCTTCATTCCAGTTTTGCTGTCAAATCTACTGTTCATGGTGGGCGCATCATACTATCATTATCTAAATTTTTTAGGTTACGATG TTCTGCCCTTTTTGGAGAGGACCACCTTTTTCCTTTACCCGATTGGTGTTGTAATTGTCCTATCTCCCATTT TGATTTTGAGTGGCTTCAATCCTTCTAG
- the LOC107618077 gene encoding probable cinnamyl alcohol dehydrogenase, with the protein MGSLETERTTVGWAARDPSGVLSPYTYPLRDTGPDDVYIKVHYCGLCHSDLHQIKNDLGMSNYPMVPGHEVVGEVLEVGSNVTRFKVGEIVGAGLLVGCCKTCSACESEVENYCSKKIWSYNDVYIDGRPTQGGFAETMIVEQKFVVKIPEGMEPEQVAPLLCAGVTVYSPLAHFGLKKSGMRGGILGLGGVGHMGVKIAKALGHHITVISSSDKKKKEALEDLGADSYLVSSDSSSMQEAADSLDYIIDTVPVGHPLEPYLSLLKLDGKLILMGVINTPLQFVSPMVMLGRKSITGSFIGSMKETEEMLQFWKEKGLSSMIEIVNMDYINTAVERLEKNDVRYRFVVDVKGSKLDQ; encoded by the exons ATGGGTAGCCTTGAGACCGAAAGGACAACTGTTGGATGGGCAGCTAGAGACCCTTCTGGTGTTCTTTCTCCATACACATACCCTCTCAG AGACACGGGCCCCGATGATGTTTACATCAAAGTTCACTACTGTGGACTCTGCCATTCCGATCTCCACCAAATTAAAAACGATCTTGGCATGTCCAATTACCCTATGGTCCCTGGCCACGAAGTCGTAGGGGAGGTTCTCGAGGTTGGCTCCAACGTTACGAGGTTCAAAGTGGGTGAGATCGTGGGAGCAGGACTCCTCGTTGGGTGCTGCAAAACCTGCTCTGCATGCGAATCTGAAGTAGAGAATTACTGCAGCAAGAAGATCTGGTCTTACAACGATGTTTACATTGATGGAAGACCCACTCAGGGTGGCTTCGCTGAAACCATGATCGTTGAGCAAAA GTTTGTTGTGAAGATACCAGAAGGCATGGAGCCAGAGCAAGTTGCGCCATTGTTGTGTGCAGGTGTGACTGTGTACAGTCCACTGGCGCACTTTGGGTTGAAGAAGAGTGGCATGAGAGGTGGAATATTGGGGCTTGGTGGAGTTGGACACATGGGTGTGAAGATAGCAAAGGCACTGGGTCACCACATCACTGTTATAAGCTCTTCtgataagaagaagaaagaagcacTTGAGGATCTTGGTGCTGATAGCTACTTGGTTAGCTCTGATTCTTCAAGCATGCAAGAAGCTGCTGATTCACTTGATTACATCATTGACACTGTCCCTGTTGGACACCCTCTTGAACCTTATCTGTCTCTTCTCAAGCTTGATGGCAAGTTGATCTTGATGGGTGTCATCAACACCCCTCTTCAATTCGTTAGCCCTATGGTCATGCTTG GGAGGAAATCAATCACGGGAAGCTTCATTGGGAGCATGAAGGAGACAGAGGAGATGCTGCAATTCTGGAAGGAGAAGGGACTGAGTTCGATGATTGAGATTGTGAACATGGATTATATCAACACAGCAGTGGAAAGACTGGAGAAGAACGATGTGAGATACAGGTTTGTTGTGGATGTTAAAGGAAGCAAGCTTGATCAGTGA
- the LOC107616143 gene encoding protein SGT1 homolog B-like, giving the protein MDVSSDKYQNLISRTSEAVSDANKTIQLSPLLAKAYLRKGTAFIKLEEYQTAKVALQIGASFAPDDSRFTKLIQDCDRYIAEESKDSTDKCRVLVLSTKVEIRMWVEIRYFNSCSERCQKRSESH; this is encoded by the exons atggatgtttcttctgaTAAATATCAGAATCtaat CTCGAGAACTTCAGAAGCTGTTTCTGATGCGAACAAAACCATTCAATTGAGTCCTTTGCTGGCTAAGGCCTACCTTCGTAAGGGAACTGCGTTCATTAAGCTGGAAGAGTATCAAACTGCAAAGGTAGCACTCCAAATTGGTGCCTCTTTTGCTCCTGATGATTCCAGATTCACCAAACTCATTCAAGATTGTGATCGCTACATTGCAGAAGAATCGAAAGATAGTACCGATAAGTGCAGAGTCCTGGTGTTGTCAACTAAAGTTGAAATCCGCATGTGGGTTGAAATCCGATATTTCAATTCTTGCTCAGAGAGGTGCCAGAAGAGGAGTGAGTCGCACTGA